One Actinomycetospora corticicola genomic window, CGCTTCGGGCCCTCCTCGTTCGGCATCTACGACGCGTTCCCCGACGACGACGGCCGCCGGACCCATCTGTCCGGCGCCGTCGCCCAGGCCCTCCAGGACAACACCGGGGTGCTGTTCACCGCGCCGAGCATCGAGCCGGTGGACGTCATCGCGGAAAAGTCACCGATCTGACCGACCCACCGTCGTCCCAGGCCGACGCGGTCACCAGGTCTGTGCGGAGTGACGTCGAGGACCGTTGCACGATGAGGAGAAGACGTGAGCAGAGTAGAGGACGAGGCGACCGGGGCGCCGACGTGGACAGCCGGCGCGGTCGGGGTACTTCGAGGGCTGGTCGGCTCCGGCGGCCCTCGCCGCGGCGGGTCTGACGGACCCGGGCGGTGGCTGGTCGTGACCGTGTACCGCACACCGCAGGACGTCCAGACCCAAGTCGAGGGCTCTGGCCCGTTGAGTCGGATGCGCAGCGAGGTCGAGGTGACCGTGGGCGCCGCGCCGGGTGACAAGGGCACCGAACTGGCGGCCAGGCCGACGGCTCCCGACGGCGGGTCGGTCGAGTTGCGTCGCGCGGTCCGCGCGGCGCTGCGGGAGACCAAGTCGGTCCTGGAGTGCGGCGAGGTCGTCGAACCGTCCCGGCCGGGGTCGAGCCACCCCGGACCGGCCGGACAACTGCTGCGCGCGGTCACCGCGCGGGCCTGGGGAGAGGGGCGACTGTGAAGGCACTGTGCTGGGAGGGCGTCAACAAGCTCGCGGTCGAGCGGGTCCCCGACCCACGGATCCAGAACGCCGGCGACGTGATCGTGAAGGTCCGCTACACCACCTCGTGCGGGTCGGACCTGCACCTGCTCGGCGGCTACATCCCGGCCATGGAGGCCGGCGACGTGATCGGGCACGAGTTCACGGGCGAGATCGTCGAGATCGGCCCGGAGGTCACGAAGCACTCCGTGGGCGACCGGGTCGTAGTGGTGTCCTTCATCGGCTGCGGCACCTGCTGGTACTGCGACAACGACCTGTGGTCGCTGTGCGACAACACCAACACCAACCCCGGTATCGGCCAGGCCCTGTGGGGCTACGAGCCCGGTGGCATCTTCGGCTACTCCCACGCCATGGGCGGCTTCATGGGCAGCCACGCCGAGTACGTCCGGGTCCCGTTCGCCGACCAGGGGGCGTTCACCGTCCCCGAGGAGGTCGACGACCTCTCCGCGGTGTTCGCCTCCGACGGGGTCCCCACCGGCTGGATGGGCGCGCACCTCGGCGGCGTGCAGCCCGGGGACACCGTCGCGGTGTGGGGCGCCGGAGGCGTCGGCCAGATGGCCGCCCGCGCCGCCACGCTGCTCGGCGCCGAGCAGGTCATCGTCATCGACCGGCTCCCCGAGCGGCTCGCGATGACCAAGAAGCACGTCGGGGTGGAGACGATCGACTACAGCCGCACCGACGTCGGCGCCGAACTCCGGGAACGCACTGGCGGCCGCGGCCCCGACGTGTGCATCGAAGCGGTCGGCCAGGAGGCCCACACCACCGGCCCGGCGTACCTCTACGACTACGTCAAGCAGCAGCTGCGTCTGGAGAACGACCGTCCGCTCGCGATCCGTGAGGCGATCATGGCCTGCCGCAAGGGCGGGTCGGTGTTCTCTCTCGGAGTGTTCGCCGGCCTGGTCGACAAGTTTCCCCTCGGGGCCCTGATGAACAAGGGCCTCACGCTGCGCGGTGCTCAGCAGCACGGGCAGCGCTACCTGCCGATGCTGCTCGACCGCATGGCCAAGGGTGAGATCACCACCAGCCACCTCGCCACCCACGTCATGTCCCTCGACGACGGACCCCGCGGCTACGACATCTTCAAGAACAAGGAAGACGGCTGCGTCCGCGCCGTCTTCCAACCCTGAGGCCTCGGCTTCAGAGCCGTCGAGCCGCGCCGAGCGGCGAGGCCCGACGGGTTACGGTCGGTCCGGGCCACCGGACTGACGTGCAGCCGGAGCCGCGTCGAGCAGGTCGAGCGCGAGGAGTCGGTCGTGGTGGTCGAGATCGTTGCGGTGGTCGCCGGACTGGTGGCGCTCACGGCGATGGTTCGGGCCGGGGCACGTCGGATCGGTGTCCCGGACCCGATCGCGCTGCTGGTGGTGGGCGCCGCGGTGTCGTGGGTGCCCGGCGTCCCGCCGCTGCGCATCGACCCGGACCTGGTGCTGGTCGTCCTGCTCCCGCTGCTGCTCTACTGCGCGGCGTTCGCCGCGTCACTGCCGGCGTTCCGGCGGCACATACGGCCGATCCTGTTGCTCTCGGTCGGCCTGACGATCGTGTCGGCGCTGGCGGTCGGGGTCGTGGCCTCGGCCGTGGTGCCCGGCCTGGGGTTCGCCGCGGCGTGTGCGCTCGGGGCTGCCGTCGCGCCGCCGGACGCCGTCGCCGCGACCGCGGTCGCGCGCGGGATCCGCCTGCCGAGACGGGTCGAGGCGCTGCTCGAGGGCGAGAGCCTGTTCAACGACGCCGCCGCGCTCACCGTGCTCACGGTGGCCGTCGCCGCGGCCACCGGCGAGGGCCTGACCTTCGCCCAGGCGAGCGGGCAGTTCCTGCTCAGCGCCCTGGGCGGGCTCGTCATCGGTGGACTCGTCGCCGCGGTCATGGCCTGGGTGCGCCGGCGGGTCCGCAACCCCTACACCGACGTCGTGGTCTTCCTGGTCGCCCCGTTCGCGGCCTATCTGCCCGCCGACGTGGTGGGCGCCTCCGGCCTGGTGGCGGTGGTCTGCACCGGGCTCTACCTCGGCCACCGCGCGACGACGATCATGGAGCCCGGAGCCCGCGTCGTGACCGGGTCGGTCCGGACCGCGGTGTCCTGGCTCCTCGAGGGCATCGTCTTCCTGCTGGTCGGGCTGAAGCTGCGCGACGTGATCGCCGGGCTCGCCTCGACCCCGCTCGCCGTCGTGATCACGTCATCGGTCGCGGTCGTGATCACCTTGGTCGTCGTCCGTGTCGTGTGGCTGGCCCTCACCGAACAGGCCATACCCGCCGCTCTCGGGCACCGGAGCGCGACCTGGGGTGAGTCGACGTTGACCGCGTGGGCCGGGATGCGGGGCGCGGTGTCCCTGGCCGCGGTCCTGACCCTGCCGCTGGTGATGCCCGACGGGCAGGCCTTCCCACAGCGCGACCTGATCGTCTTCCTCACCTTCGTGGTCATCCTGGCGACGCTGCTCGGTCAGGGACTGACCCTCCCCCTGCTGGCGCGCCGGCTCGCCGGCGGCGGGTCGGAAGTGGCCACCGAGGCACGGCAGGAAGCACACGCGCGACGCGAAGCGGCCGACGCCGCGCTGGCCTGTCTCGAAGACATGGAACAGGACGACCGCGGCGGCGACGAGGTCGTCGACCAGCTCCGCCGCCGCGTGCAGAACCGCAGGCACGACGCCGACGAACAGCTCGCCGCCCTCGAATCGCCGTCCCACACCGACGGCGCCGGCACCGCCGACTCCGACCCGCAAGCTTTCCTCGAACCGCGCGCGGCGACCGACAACGGGCAGCAGGAACTCCCCCGCGACACCTACCGGCGCTACGGCCAAGCCATGATCACCGCCGAGAGAAGCCGCCTGCTCTCCCTCCGCGACGAAGGAAACCTCACCGAGGCCGCCTTCAACCGCATCCAACGCGAACTCGACCTCGAGCAGGCCGCGCTTCTCGTGCGCTGAACACCCGACATCGGTCTCAGCGCAGAACCGCCTCGGCTCCGCGGCGGGGGCGAGCGCCAGCCGCTGATCGGACGGTTGCACACCCATGCCTCGTACTTCTCACCCTCGACGGGGAAATTGAAGACGATGGCTGACATTCTGTTCGTGATGACTGGCATCGAGGGATTCACGTCCGCGCCGACAGGACGCCGCGCCGACCGCCCGACGGTCCGAGGGAACCTCGACCAGCACGGCGCCGAATTGCGAGTCGCCGTACTGCCTCACCTACCGCGAGACTGAAGGATGGGCGTATGACCGAGACGATGCGTGCCGTTGCCTACCGTCGTCCTGGGGGCGCGGATGTGTTCGAGGATGTCGAGGTGCCCGTCCCCGCCCCCGGCCCGAGAGACCTCGTTGTCGCGGTGCGGGCCGTGTCGGTCAACCCGGTCGACATCGAGCTCCGCGCGGGAAAGGACCCTGGAGGCGAGCCCCACATCCTGGGCTACGACGCGGCAGGGGTCGTCAGGGGAGTCGGCGCGGAGGTCGAGATGTTCAGCCCCGGCGACGAGGTCTACTACTCCGGCTCGACCGCGCGGGCAGGAACCGACGCGCAGGTTCACGTGGTGGACGAGCGGATCGTCGGGCCCAAACCGCGCACCCTGTCCTTCGCCGAGGCGGCCGCGCTCCCGCTCACCACCATCGTGGCGTGGGAGACCCTGTTCGACCGCTTCGGCGTCGACGCCGACTCCACCGGCACGCTTGTCGTGATCGGGGCCGCCGGCGGGGCCGGCTCGATGGTCATCCAGCTCGCTCGCGCGCTGACCGGGCTCACCGTGATCGGAACCGCGTCGCGTCCGGAGTCGCAGCAGTGGGCGCGCGACCTCGGCGCCCACCACGTCGTCGACCACTCGGGCGACCTCGGCGAGGCCGTGGCCGCCGTCGCGCCCGACGGTGTCGACCTCGTGTTCTCCTCACGCACCGGCGGGATGATCGAGACCTACGAGCGGATGCTTCGCCCCGGAGGCGCGATCTGCGCGATCGACGGGCCCGAAGGGCTCGAGCTGCTGCCGTTGAAGAACAAGAGCATCACCTTTCACTGGGAGCTCATGTTCACCCGCCCGCTCTACGCCCCCGACGACATGGTCGTGCAGCACAACCTCCTCGAGACCGTCGCCGGGCTCGTCGACGCCGGAACGCTACGAACCACGCTCACCTGCGAGGTCGGCCCCCTCGATGCCACCACCCTGCGGCAGGCCCACGAGCTGGTGGAGGCCGGGCACATGGTCGGCAAGGTGGTGCTCACCGTCGACAGCTGACCGGACCCCCGGGCACCACAGCGCGTGGCACCAGCAGGCCGACGCCGCCCACGAGACCCGCGCCGACCCCGCTCCGCGTCGTGGTCGTGTCCTCGGCGCCGCCTGCCGTCCTTCGGAGACGATGGAGATCTCAGCGGGTCCGCCTCGGACCGTCTTCAGCACGAACTCGAGCAGGCCGCGCTGCTTGTGCGGTGAAGGTCCGGGTTGGTGACAGGACAAGGCCCCACCTCGCGGATCGAACTGACGACGCGACGAGTGCGTCATCCCGCTGATCAGTCCCGCCGACCGCTCACCCGATGAAGTCGTCCACCGTCAGCGGCAACGAACGCACGCGCCGACCGGTGGCGTGATATGCGGCGTTGGCGATGGCTGCGGCCGACCCGACGATCCCGATCTCGCCGATGCCCTTGGTGCCCATCGGGTTGACGTAGGGGTCCTGCTCGTCGATCCAGTCGATCTCCATGGAGTTGACGTCGGCGTTGGAAACGACGTGGTAGTTCGCCAGGTCACGGTTGACGACGTGGCCGGTGCGCGGGTCGAGCACGCTCTGCTCGTGCAGGGCCATCGACAGGCCCATCGTCATGCCCCCCAGGAACTGCGACCGCCCCAACGTCGGATTGACGATGCGTCCTGCTGCGAATACGCCGAGCATCCGTGGCACTCGGATTTCGCCGGTGTCGGCGTGGACCGCGATTTCGACGAAATGCGCTCCGTACGCCGACATCGCGTACTGGTCACCATAGGCGTTGTCGGGCATGGCCCCGTCGGCCTCGGCGCCGTCCTCGGGGTCGGAGCCCCACTTGTCGCGGAAGCGGTCGGCGGTGTCGGCGATGGTCGCGCCCCACGAGCCCGTGCCCGAGGACCCGCCGGCCAGCGATGCGGTCGGTAGCGCCGTGTCGCCGATCTCGACGTCGACGACCTCGGCGGGCACGCCGAGCGCGTCGGCGGCGATCTGGGTGAGGACGGTGCGTGCTCCGGTGCCGATGTCGGCGGCGGCGATCTCGACCTCGTAGCGCCCGGTGGCGCCGAGGGCGGGGTCGAGCGAGGGGTCGTGGTGGAAGCGGATGACCGCGGTGGACCCGGGCATGGTGTTGACCGGGTAGCTGGAACCAGCCACCCCCGTGCCGTGCCACCAGCCGTCGACGAGGCGGGCGCGGGGCTGCGGGTCGCGATGTGACCAGGCGAAGCGCTCGGCGCCGCGTCGCAGGCAGGCGACGAGGTTACGGCTGGAGAACGGCAGCCCCGACTCGGGGCTGACCGTTGGCTCGTTGCGCACCCGCAGTTCGACGGGGTCGAGGCCGGCGACGACGGCGAGCTCGTCCATGGCGACCTCGGCGGCGAAACTGCCCGGAGCCTCGCCGGGCGCTCGCATCCACGAAGCCATCCCGACGTCGAGCGGGACCAGGCGGTGGGTGGTGCGCCGGTTGGGGGTGGCGTACATCGAGCGGCTGTAGGTCGCGGTCTGCTCGGCGAACTCCTTGTACCGGGCGGTCTGCTCGACGACGTCGTGCGTGATCGCGGTCAGCGTCCCGTCGGCCTCGGCGCCGAGCGCGACGTGCTGGATGGTCGGTGTCCGGTACCCGACCAGGTCGAACATCTGCTGGCGGGTCAGCGCGTACTTCACCGCGCGGCCGGGCACGGCCATCGCGGCGAGGGTGGCCAGCACGGTGTTGGCGTGCAGGTTGCCCTTGGAGCCGAACCCGCCGCCGACGTGCGGGGCGATCACGGTGACCGCGTCGGCGTCGAGACCGAAGAGGCTCATGACGGCTTTGCGGGTGGTGACCACGCCCTGGGTCGACTCGAACAGCGTCAGCCGCCCGCCCTCGGCGTCCCAGGTCGCGATCGTGGTGTGCGGCTCGAGGGGATTGTTGTGGGTCATCGCCGTGGTGTAGGTCTGGCGCACCGTGTACTCGGCGGCGGCGAGAGCGGCGTCCGGATCGCCGACACTCTCATCGGTCGCGAACGCCGGGTTGACCACGTCCGGGGCGTAGAGATCGGGCGAGTGCTCGTCGAGCGACGCCACGTGGGTGTCCTGGTCGTAGGCCACGGCCACGAGCTCGGCGGCCTGGCGGGCGATCTCGGATCCCTCGGCGAGCACCCCGGCCACGTACTGGCCGCGGAACCCGACCTCGGGGGTCTGCAGGACCGACCACTCGGCGTCCGAGGTGTCCGCGAGCCGGACTGCGTTCTCGTGGGTGATCACGGCCACGACACCGTCGAGGGCCTCGGCCGCCGAGGCGTCGATCGCGGTGATCCGGCCCCGGGCGATCGTCGACTGCACCGGGTGCAGGTACAGCGGCCGGACCACGGGGTACTCGAAGGCGTAGCGGGCGGTGCCGGCGACCTTCTGGGGGCCCTCGATGCGGGGGTGGGAGGTGCCCATCGACTGTGCGGTGATGCTCATGCGGATTCTCCGGAGACGCCGTCGGTCGCAGACGGGTCCTGGGCCAGGCGGCGCAGGGCCGCGGTCACGGTCCCGGCCACCAGCGGGATCTTGAAGGCGTTACCGCCGGCCGGGCTCTCGACGGGTCGCGCGCTCTCGAGTTCGGCCTCCGCGGCGGCGCGGAAGTTCTCCTCGGTCGCCGGGCGCCCGCGCAGCGCCTCCTCGGCACGGTGCGCGCGCCACGGCATGTGCGCGACCCCGCCGAGGGCGAGGCGCACGTCGGCGACGACCGGCCCGTCGGGGGTGCGGTCGACCTCGAGCGCGGCCGCCACCGAGACGAGCGCGAACGCGTAGGACGCCCGGTCGCGGACCTTGTAGTAGGTGGAGTTGGTGGCGATCGGCGCGGGCGGGAGGTCGACGGCGGTGATGAGCTCGCCGTGGCGCAGGACGGTGTCGCGGGTCGGGTCGTCGCCGGGAAGCCGGTAGAACTCCCCGATCGGGATCGTGCGCTCGCCCTCGGGGCCGAGGACCTGCACCCGGGCGTCGAGCATCGACATCGCCACGGCCATGTCCGACGGGTGGGTGGCGATGCAGCGCTGCAGGCCTTCGTCGTCCTCGGCGGCGCCGAGGATCGCGTGGTATCGCGCCCATCCTCCGAGCGCCGAGCACGGCTCGTCGAGTGATCGCTTCGTGCACGGTGTGGTGCGGTCCTGGAAGTAGGCGCAGCGGGTGCGCTGGAGCAGGTTGCCGCCGGTGGTGGCCATGTTGCGCAGCTGGCCCGACGCGCCCTGCAGCAGCGCCTCGGCAAGCGCCGGGTACTCGGCGCGCACCCGGGGGTGCGCGGCGAGGTCGGAGTTGCGGACCGCGGCTCCGATCCGCAGGCCTCCCTCCTGCCCGTCGTCGCCGTCCACATCGGTGATCCGGTCGGAGGTCAGGCCGGTGACGTCGACGAGCGTGCTCGGCGCCGCGATGCCCAGCTTGAGGTGGTCGACGAGGTTGGTGCCGCCGGCGAGGAACATCGCCTCCCGGTCGGCGGTCACCGAGGCGACGGCGCCGTCGGCGTCGTCGGCGCGGGTGTAGGTGAAGGGCCTCACCGGAGGGCTCCATCCTGCGCGGCGTGCGCGTTCTCGATCGCGGTGACGATGTTGGCGTACGCGGCGCAGCGGCAGAGGTTGCCGCTCATGCGTTCGGCGATCTCGGCGCGGTCGAGTCGGGGCGGGGCGGCCACGTCGGTCGCCGCGGCGCTCGGGTGACCGTTGTCGACCTCTCCGAGCATCCCGACCGCCGAGGTGATCTGGCCCGGGGTGCAGTAGCCGCACTGGTAGGCGTCGGCGTCCAGGAACGCCTGCGCCATCGCGTGCCGCTCCCCTTCCGGGGCGAGCCCGTCGGCGGTGACGACCTCGTCGCCGTCGTGGGCGACGGCGAGCGAGAGACACGCCAGGGTGCGCCGACCGTTCAGCAGGACCGTGCACGAACCGCACTGGCCGTGATCACAACCCTTCTTGACGCTCGTGACGTCGAGGTGTTCGCGGAGGGCATCGAGCACGGTGGTCCGGGAATCGATCGTCAGCGACCGCTCCCGACCGTCGACGGTCAGCGTGATCGAGGCTTTCAAGATGAGGGCTCCCCACTGCCTGCTCCGGCTAGTTGTCCGCTCGCCCGAACGGGCGCACCGGTGCGGCCCACACGCCCTGCTGTACGGAAACCGAAGATCCCGGACGCCAGCGCCGGCCACAATCGGCGACCACACTAGGAGCCACCACCCGAAGCTCCGAGACGATTCCGGCCCCGGACTCGAGCCGGAATCGGCCGTCCCCACGCCGCCGCCGCTCGACCACGCCGGGTAACACGAGCGCGCCCGATTCCGCACCGCTGCCACAGCCGGATGCGGCCCCCGCGCGACCGACCCGTTGCCCACTGACTGACGCCCTTCGCCCCCGTGGGATCAAACTGCTGCGGTCGGACTGCACGCGACTACGCCCACGACCACCTGGAGCGACCGGGCCCCTCGGCTGACGAGTGTCGCGACCGTGACACACCGGTCGTCGGGAAGGAGGCAGACCCGCTCCTCGGGCCGCCCGAGACTCCCCGCATGACCGTCCGTGTCGCCGTCCTGCTCGGGCTGGCGCTCGTCCTGCTGACGTCGTGCACCTACTACACGGCTCGCCGGGCCGGACGCCACGGTGGCGCTCTCGACCGGGCGGTATGGCCTGGTGATGATCGGGCTCGACGGGTCGGTGTGGGTGCGCGGGCGACTCGAGGGACGGCCCCCGGGTGACTGCGGACGCGCCTGCACCCTGACCCCGGTACAGGAGCTACCCGCCGGGTCCGCCGTCACGACGGCGGGTCCGGCCGGGGTCCGGGTCCGGACCGCCGACGGCACCGTGTTGATGCGGGACCACGAGGGACTCAGCGGCGGTGAGGTCGGCCCCCGGGGGTGGACGCCCGTCCCGGACCTGACCGGCGCCGCCATGGTGGCCCACGGGGACCAGCACCTGCTGCTGCTCACCCCGGACGGCCGGGTGCGCGCGAAGGGCTTCAACGCCCACGGGCAGCTGGGGTTCTAGAGCGGCGCCTCGTCGGCGGCCCCGAGCCCATCTACCGACGCACGACGAAGCAGGAGCCCGACGATGTCCACCAACCGCTCGACGGTGTCCCACCCACCCGGCACGACCCAGGGGTCCCAGGCCGCTCGGAACCGACGCGCCAGCCGCCGGGCGCTGTGGTGGAGCAGCGGGACCGCCCTCGGCGCCGCCACGATCGCCGCCACGGTCTGGCTCGCCGACCACAAGGACCCGCAGACCGGCTCCTGGACGTGGACGCTGCTGCTGATCGTCCTGGGCCTGATCGTCGTCGCCGTGCTGCGCGCCACCGTGGGAGTGCGCGCCGACGAGGTCGCGTGGAGCGCGGCCCTCGCCGATCTACTCGCCCAGCACGGCCAGCCGTCGGAGGAGCCCGCCGACGCCGTCCTTGGCATCGAGTGGTCACTGCAGGGGCTGTCCCTCGCCGACGGCCCGCGCGCCGTCGGCATGCTCCCGAGGATTCTCGGGTCCGACGGCGCGATCACAGTCCTCCAGGCTCATCGACGACTCGTGATCGAGGCCCGATCACGGTCATGGTGAGGGGGGCGTCGACCGCAGCGGTGTGTCCAGGGAGCGCTCTGCGCGCCCCCGGACGTCGGCGTCAGTCGGAGTCCGAGGTCACTGCCCCGATCCGGAGCGTCACCACGTCGCCGGCACACGCCCGCTCGGGACGGGGCACATACGCCGCGGCGTCCTCGCCGGGCGGGTGGACACGCAGACCGCGGACCTCGACCGGATCGCACCGGTCCGACCCGAGCGCACCGGTGTCCGAGGTGCGCAGGGTCGCGTGCGCGGAGTCGCCGGGAGCAAGTTCCACCCGTTCACCGGGCGGGCCGACCTCCTCGGCGTCCGGGCCGACCTGATGACCGTCGTCGCCGGCGACGTGCGCGACGGCCGGGAACCCCTGCAGCGCGCACACCGACTCCCCGGTGTTCGTGAACACCAGCGGCTGATAGCTCGACCCGGCCGCACCCTCGGCCTCTCCCAGCCGCACCGACAGCGCGGTCGTAGCGCAGTGCGGCGCCGTGACACCGGTGTCGCCGCTGAGATCACCCGGCCCGGGCACGATGGTCCGTACGCGGATCGTGGACAGCTCGCCCGAGCAGGAGACTCCGGGGGACGGTACGTACGCGGCCCCCTCGCTCCCCGGCGGGTACACCCGGAAGCCGCGCACCTCGGTGGGCCGGCACGCGTCGCGGTCGACCAGGTCGGCGTTCGTCACGCTGATGATCGCGTGTGCGGTGTCCCCGGGAGCGAGCTCGACCGCGTCGCCCCGCGGGCCGACCCAGGCGCCGGCGCGTCCGACCTGGTGTCCGTCGTCCCCGGCCACGTGGGAGACGCCGGCGAAGCCTCGCAACCGGCAGGCCGACGAGCCGGTGTTGGTGAAGACCAACGGCCGGTAGACGGTCCCCGTCGTGCCCTCCCCACGACCCAGCGTGATCGACAACGACGACGTCGGACACACCGGCGGCACGCCGGCGGCGTCACCACCCGGCGCGATCGGGACGATGACGCCGGGCCGCCCCGGCGGCGAGGTGGTCGTGGAGGTCGCCGCGGGTCCCGACGGCGTGCCGACAGCGGCTCCCGTCGTCGGCGCGACGGAGGTGGACGTCGGCGTCGAGGTCGTGACCGTCGAGCGGGCGACCGGCGAACCGGATGCGGGTTCCCCCGCCGCTCCGCACGCAGTCAGCGCGGCCAGCCCGGTCAGCGATACCAGTGCCAGCGCGGGCACGAGCCCTCGGACCCGCCGCCTCCGCGTGTCGCGCGTGTCCATCGTCCCTCTGTCGTTCGCTCGGCTCACGATCTCCCGTTCCCGTACCCCGCCTCGACCAGCTGCCATACCGGCGCCGACCTTGCGGTCACCTGACGACCGGTCGCCGACGGGCGTTCCGGGACGAGGTTCCGAGTCGCGAGGGCCTTGGTGTCCGCGAGGAGTCGGCGCGGCTCTGTGTCGTAGGACAGGAGTCGATCTCATCGTGCGCGGCCCGACATCTGGCCCCATGAAGCGGCCCATGCCGGGTGTGATCGTGTCGGGCGCTAGCGGTTCTCGGCGATGCGCGCGGTTCGTGGACCGTCCAGGACCGGAGGCCACAGAGCAGCGACCCGACAGAGCCGATCGGGCACGATGACGCCGTACCACCCACGATCGCGGGTGGGAGATCGGATGCCCAGACCGGCCGCGGTTGCATCGTCGGTGAGCTCGGCGAGCGCGAAATCGCCCTCGATCGCCTCGACCCGGCGGAGCTCACGCTCGACAGGGGCGCCGTATCCTCCGATGAGCTCCGTGGCCAGGCCTGGCCGCCCAGGAACCGGTGTCAGCGCAGCAGTGGGCGTCAGCAGGGTCTTGCTGACGGCGATCGTGTCGACCTCGACCGTCCCGCTGCGCCCGGACCGCAAGATGCCCGGGGCCGGGGAGGAAACGACCGCGACCCATGGCGGTGGATCCACGCTGGCCGTGAACTCGTTCCCGCGGAGCGCGACGATCCAGGCATTCACGGCCGTCTCGGCCAGAGGCTGGTCGACTGACACTTCCTGCCCCACTCGCACCGCGGCGGCCTGATCAGCCTCGACACGCCCGGTCAGCGTGGACCCGTCCGACACGGTCGCGCGAGCCGAGAAGCCCTCGATCAGACCGCCGATGATCGTCGGGGCCGAGCAACGGCCGGTCACCTGAGAAAATGTGATCCCGACGAACAGACCGGCCGCCAGAATTCCCAGACACAGAGCCAGAACCGCTGCCGGTCCCACACGTGCTCGTGCCACCCGATGACAGTAGTTCGGGCGCACTCGGTGACCACGCGCACCGAGTGACTCTCAGAGCATGGGAGACGAGCCCTCAGCGCAGCGCCTCCGGGTAGGGCACGAACTGGAGTTGGCCGTTCGTGGTGGAGCCGGTGGTCACGGTCTCGCCGGTCGTGGGGTCGACGGCGACGCTGTTGGGCTGGCGCACCGTCGGGATCGAGACCTGGTGCTGGACCTGGGTTCCCGAGAGCGTGAGCCCGAGGAGTTCGTCGGTGCCGGTGAGCGTGACCCAGAGCGTGTGGCGGGCGGTGTCGTAGGCGTCGCCGTAGGGCTTGGAGCCCGCTCCGGTGGGGATGGTCGCCACCTGCCGGGGCCCGGTGGGGGTGGCCTCGAAGCCGAGGACGGCATCGCCGTTGGTGTCGTTGACCCAGAACAGGCCGTCGTCGCCGGCCACGGTGTGGGTGGGACCGGCGCCGCAGTTGGCGGTGCCCACGGTGTCACCGGTCGCGGTGTACTCGGTGATCTGTCGACCCCGCACTCCCACTCCGACGGCGTAGCGGCCGTCGGAGGTCGCGGCGCCCCCGCCGGGCTGCAAGGGGGTCGGCACGGTGCGGACGACCCGGCGGTCGCGGATGATGGAGAAGGAGTTGCCGAACTCGTTGGCCACGAAGATCGTGCCCTCCCCGACGGCGAAGGCCTCGTGGGGTGCTGGTCCGGTCGTGGGCACCGTGTCGTCGATCTGCCCGCTGGGCAGGTCGATCACCGACAGGGTGCCGTCCTTCTCCCCGGCCGAGAGCGCTGGGCCGTCCGGGCCGGCCAGGGTCAGGTGCCGCCCCTCGCTGCGCAGGGGGACGAACCTCGGAGTCGTGGTGGTCGGGCCCTGGCCGCCGGGGGTGATGGGCAGGATGTCGAGTCCGTCGGGGTTGCGGACGTTGACCGCCACCGTGCCCGCCGCGGTCACCGCGATCCCTTCCGGCGCGCCTGCCAACGGGATCACCGTGCCCGGCAGCGAGGCCCGCGCGGGCGGAGAGACGGCCGGTTCGGGCGCTTCGGC contains:
- a CDS encoding DUF4232 domain-containing protein is translated as MPALALVSLTGLAALTACGAAGEPASGSPVARSTVTTSTPTSTSVAPTTGAAVGTPSGPAATSTTTSPPGRPGVIVPIAPGGDAAGVPPVCPTSSLSITLGRGEGTTGTVYRPLVFTNTGSSACRLRGFAGVSHVAGDDGHQVGRAGAWVGPRGDAVELAPGDTAHAIISVTNADLVDRDACRPTEVRGFRVYPPGSEGAAYVPSPGVSCSGELSTIRVRTIVPGPGDLSGDTGVTAPHCATTALSVRLGEAEGAAGSSYQPLVFTNTGESVCALQGFPAVAHVAGDDGHQVGPDAEEVGPPGERVELAPGDSAHATLRTSDTGALGSDRCDPVEVRGLRVHPPGEDAAAYVPRPERACAGDVVTLRIGAVTSDSD
- a CDS encoding FAD binding domain-containing protein, which produces MRPFTYTRADDADGAVASVTADREAMFLAGGTNLVDHLKLGIAAPSTLVDVTGLTSDRITDVDGDDGQEGGLRIGAAVRNSDLAAHPRVRAEYPALAEALLQGASGQLRNMATTGGNLLQRTRCAYFQDRTTPCTKRSLDEPCSALGGWARYHAILGAAEDDEGLQRCIATHPSDMAVAMSMLDARVQVLGPEGERTIPIGEFYRLPGDDPTRDTVLRHGELITAVDLPPAPIATNSTYYKVRDRASYAFALVSVAAALEVDRTPDGPVVADVRLALGGVAHMPWRAHRAEEALRGRPATEENFRAAAEAELESARPVESPAGGNAFKIPLVAGTVTAALRRLAQDPSATDGVSGESA
- a CDS encoding 2Fe-2S iron-sulfur cluster-binding protein is translated as MKASITLTVDGRERSLTIDSRTTVLDALREHLDVTSVKKGCDHGQCGSCTVLLNGRRTLACLSLAVAHDGDEVVTADGLAPEGERHAMAQAFLDADAYQCGYCTPGQITSAVGMLGEVDNGHPSAAATDVAAPPRLDRAEIAERMSGNLCRCAAYANIVTAIENAHAAQDGALR
- a CDS encoding YncE family protein encodes the protein MAITRDRPHPCPSGTGGRRRRTGVAVAALVVTAGLLAGCGSPGTASTPAATPTPSSTATSEPAATPLAEAPEPAVSPPARASLPGTVIPLAGAPEGIAVTAAGTVAVNVRNPDGLDILPITPGGQGPTTTTPRFVPLRSEGRHLTLAGPDGPALSAGEKDGTLSVIDLPSGQIDDTVPTTGPAPHEAFAVGEGTIFVANEFGNSFSIIRDRRVVRTVPTPLQPGGGAATSDGRYAVGVGVRGRQITEYTATGDTVGTANCGAGPTHTVAGDDGLFWVNDTNGDAVLGFEATPTGPRQVATIPTGAGSKPYGDAYDTARHTLWVTLTGTDELLGLTLSGTQVQHQVSIPTVRQPNSVAVDPTTGETVTTGSTTNGQLQFVPYPEALR